A stretch of Rhizobium sp. TH2 DNA encodes these proteins:
- a CDS encoding adenylate/guanylate cyclase domain-containing protein, with protein sequence MQDLVRQLEAIIDRLTKELMAAHEAQAVTSDVLKLISQSAFDLDTVLTTLIRSAIDLCEATRGVVWLSRDGQLYLAAHVNYPEEWVSYARILALTPAADAVTTSAIAAFTGEVVNVEDIPNDPRFRSLTGHQLGDYRGGLAVPLKRDGKVVGVIAMSRPEARLFTDRQIALVHTFADQAVIAIENARLIVELEARNREVLSRYFSPGLAERLAGDAGALDLVGQRREVATIFTDIAGFTTLVETLEPDILGEMLNEYLAGMTSIVFAHEGTVAKIVGDALHVLFGAPGEQPDHAQRAIECALDLDAFAQVFRDTWLAKGIAIGTTRIGVNAGPAIVGNFGGGRFFDYTAYGDTINIAARLETANKQLGTRICVSENVTKQVADFHGRPVGDLMLRGRTERLRAFEPLRPGQQDEASGEDYAAAFAKLEAGDPGALGAFAVLVGRRSDDGLASFHLKRLLNGATGTKINMD encoded by the coding sequence ATGCAGGACTTAGTTCGCCAGCTTGAAGCCATTATCGACCGTCTCACCAAGGAGTTGATGGCGGCGCATGAGGCGCAGGCGGTGACATCGGATGTGTTGAAGCTGATCAGCCAGTCGGCTTTCGATCTTGACACGGTCCTGACCACGCTCATCCGCTCGGCGATCGATCTTTGCGAGGCCACGCGCGGCGTCGTCTGGCTGAGCCGGGACGGGCAATTGTATCTTGCCGCGCATGTCAATTATCCCGAGGAATGGGTCAGCTACGCCCGCATCCTGGCACTCACGCCTGCCGCCGACGCGGTGACGACCTCCGCGATTGCCGCCTTTACCGGTGAAGTCGTGAATGTCGAGGACATACCGAACGATCCGCGTTTTCGCTCACTGACCGGCCATCAGCTCGGTGATTATCGCGGCGGCCTGGCTGTGCCTTTGAAACGCGACGGCAAGGTGGTCGGCGTCATCGCGATGTCGCGGCCGGAGGCACGGCTTTTCACCGATCGCCAGATTGCACTCGTTCACACCTTCGCCGACCAGGCCGTGATCGCGATCGAGAATGCCCGGCTGATTGTCGAACTCGAAGCGCGCAATCGCGAGGTGCTGTCGCGCTATTTTTCGCCGGGATTGGCCGAAAGACTGGCCGGAGATGCAGGCGCGCTCGATCTTGTCGGGCAGCGCCGAGAGGTGGCGACGATCTTCACCGATATTGCCGGCTTCACGACACTGGTCGAGACGCTCGAGCCGGATATTCTCGGTGAAATGCTCAACGAATATCTCGCGGGAATGACGTCCATCGTGTTCGCCCACGAAGGCACTGTCGCCAAGATCGTCGGTGATGCACTGCACGTTCTCTTCGGCGCGCCGGGCGAGCAACCCGACCATGCCCAGCGCGCCATCGAATGTGCGCTCGATCTCGATGCATTCGCGCAGGTCTTTCGCGACACATGGCTGGCAAAGGGCATCGCGATCGGCACAACACGTATCGGGGTGAATGCCGGGCCGGCGATCGTGGGGAATTTCGGCGGCGGTCGCTTCTTCGATTACACCGCCTATGGCGACACGATCAATATTGCTGCACGGCTGGAAACAGCCAACAAGCAACTCGGCACGCGCATCTGCGTGAGCGAAAACGTGACGAAGCAGGTTGCGGATTTCCACGGCCGGCCGGTCGGCGACCTCATGCTGAGGGGCAGGACCGAACGACTGCGCGCATTCGAGCCGCTGCGCCCCGGCCAACAAGACGAAGCTTCCGGGGAAGACTACGCGGCTGCGTTTGCCAAATTGGAGGCGGGCGACCCCGGTGCTCTCGGCGCCTTCGCGGTACTGGTCGGCAGACGGTCCGACGATGGGCTCGCAAGCTTCCATTTGAAGCGACTCCTAAACGGGGCGACGGGAACGAAGATCAACATGGATTGA